The sequence ATATAATCAGGACCTTTTTTAAAAGGTGCAATAGTCTGTCCCAAATTCTTCAGCGCAGAAATAATTCCGACCGAGAAAATGGTTTTTCCCGAACCCCCTCGCAGAGCAGCGATAACTAGTCCGGGATTATCAATATTTTTCTGCAGTAGGGAAATCTGTTTCAAAAATTAAAATTGCCAGGAATACCGGTCGGCAGATAGATTTTAATCCTCATCTTCTGCATGGGCCTGCTTACCGGTACCTTTCAGTCCATACATTGAGGTACTTCCACTTGACCAGTACTCAAGAACTTCTTCTGAAACCATCTGGTTAATCAGTTTTTTAGCAAGCCTGGGTTTTAAATCGAGTATTTTGGCAAGATCGTTAAAGTAAAATTTCGATTTCATCTTCTGTTTCTTGGTGAGTCCAGCAACTATTTTTTCTTTTGCCTCTTCATATTCCATAACTGAGTGCCTTTTTTAAGAATGCAGGGAACACGGTTGTGTCCCCTGCAGATTAATAGA comes from Thermodesulfobacteriota bacterium and encodes:
- a CDS encoding dissimilatory sulfite reductase D family protein; translation: MEYEEAKEKIVAGLTKKQKMKSKFYFNDLAKILDLKPRLAKKLINQMVSEEVLEYWSSGSTSMYGLKGTGKQAHAEDED